Proteins from a genomic interval of Nasonia vitripennis strain AsymCx chromosome 3, Nvit_psr_1.1, whole genome shotgun sequence:
- the Ankrd40 gene encoding ankyrin repeat domain 40: MDERKILEEQLREAACIGDTDAVQELINLGVDVNARHAINGWTPLHWACKRNYLDVVVLLLKSGADRNVKSDKGETPASVSSNPYILQLLGAPYDFSKSSSDQEAPSFVPNYIKHSPLNCKIDLGYPRESYVNTSINTCQEEIILKLRVANSNDSDFIEVDLPRHALSYQNLIKICCDELEINPTQIVKLRKLPNTKIRRDKDVQRLENYQEIEVVLYSSMNMAGEASHKSMQYANGSTVPITPTNNYQSIAKKDQTILY; encoded by the exons ATTGATCAATCTCGGAGTCGATGTCAATGCCAGACACGCCATAAATGGATG GACACCGTTGCACTGGGCCTGTAAGAGGAACTACCTAGACGTTGTGGTTCTGTTGTTGAAAAGTGGTGCCGACAGAAATGTCAAATCTGACAAGGGTGAGACTCCGGCATCGGTTTCCTCCAATCCTTACATTTTGCAACTGTTAGGTGCTCCTTATGACTTTTCCAAGTCGTCGAGTGATCAAGAAGCTCCTAGTTTTGTGCCTAATTATATTAAACATAGCCCACTAAACTGTAAAATAGACTTAGGATATCCTAGAGAAAGCTACGTTAATACCTCGATTAACACATGCCAAGAAG AGATAATATTAAAACTACGGGTCGCTAATTCAAATGACTCTGACTTTATAGAAGTTGATCTTCCACGCCACGCTTTATCTTATCAAAACTTAATCAAAATATGTTGTGATGAACTAGAAATAAATCCTACGCAAATAGTTAAACTAAGAAAACTGCCTAATACCAAAATTAGAAGGGATAAGGATGTACAAAGACTAGAAAACTACCAAGAAATCGAAGTGGTCTTATACTCATCTATGAATATGGCTGGTGAAGCTTCACACAAATCCATGCAATATGCAAATGGAAGTACTGTGCCGATAACTCCAACCAATAATTATCAAAGTATAGCAAAAAAAGATCAGACAATTTTATACTAG
- the LOC100116719 gene encoding ribosomal L1 domain-containing protein CG13096, whose product MDLLASRLARDAKSKPKKGVKRLSKNDTKENKKKIASKVDSVAVEKLSKKQKNLQKEVSSKKKDLIKNILQKQESLVKNLIKKNDKDTFAPSQNKVSKPKKVEKSDEKPSAKKVGKKPGKTSKIPDYQVIRSEGEVKTEDTKSKKRQAPLQVKEEVSNSKATKKIKSQPAKPVAVKKTATKTKDVGNSKKSKKVKSQVTKPTLVEKNSVVKTEEVSSNAKSAKKLQSQPTKPVAVENNEEIKNIKSKKRKQPETEEQKSGLNLNKKEVVNFVKALIKVIETEQQKKKTLFDSEKPPILMNVNCFKVPKVPLHQHRIKLPHSMISSTDDIAIFVKDLKRGRKRDPEDTVRHYEDIFQQHGITQIKAIIPINQVKTEYRQFEMRRRLFNSYDHFLVDGRISGHIAHLLGKQFREKRKLPTSIPMERKNLKEVIDSSLKKTCIQIHGHGDSSIIQIGTCSMKVEHIADNILAVVEDLSKNFPGGWENIRSLRIKAPLSLAIPIYVSLKSRNEVEVPVLTPKRPKAYHEVEGELSTYTSNVKVHVAPDGSVRVEKLQGDDSDDDTEDSVKKVDVKEEKKENVKKVRGE is encoded by the exons ATGGATCTATTAGCGTCTCGGTTAGCACGCGATgctaaatcaaaaccaaaaaaagGCGTGAAGAGGTTATCGAAGAATGATACCaaggaaaacaaaaagaaaattgcttcAAAAGTAGATTCCGTTGCTGTTGAGAAATTGtcaaaaaagcaaaagaatTTACAAAAGGAAGTTTCTTCTAAGAAAAAGGAccttataaaaaatatcctCCAAAAACAAGAAAGTTTAGTGaagaatttgataaaaaagaacgatAAAGATACTTTTGCACCCTCACAAAATAAAGTATCCAAGCCAAAAAAGgttgaaaaaagtgatgaAAAACCTTCTGCTAAGAAAGTTGGTAAGAAGCCAGGTAAAACATCGAAAATACCTGACTATCAAGTTATCAGGTCTGAAGGTGAGGTAAAGACAGAAGATACAAAATCTAAAAAGAGGCAGGCACCTCTTCAAGTAAAAGAAGAGGTTAGTAATTCTAAAGCCACGAAGAAAATTAAGTCGCAACCTGCTAAACCTGTTGCCGTTAAAAAGACTGCAACTAAAACAAAAGATGTTGGTAATTCTAAAAAGTCAAAGAAAGTCAAGTCACAGGTTACGAAACCCACATtagtagaaaaaaattcagttgTCAAAACAGAAGAGGTTTCTAGTAATGCTAAATCTGCGAAGAAGCTCCAGTCTCAACCTACAAAACCTGTAGCAGTAGAGAATAATgaagaaattaaaaacatcaaatcaaaGAAAAGGAAACAACCAGAAACAGAGGAACAGAAATCAGGATTAAATTTGAACAAGAAAGAAGTTGTCAACTTTGTCAAAGCTCTTATCAAAGTTATTGAAACTGAAcaacaaaagaagaaaacCTTGTTCGATTCAGAAAAACCACCAATTTTAATGAATGTCAATTGTTTCAAAGTTCCTAAAGTACCACTACATCAACATCGAAT TAAACTTCCACACTCAATGATCTCCTCCACTGATGATATAGCAATATTTGTGAAAGATCTTAAGAGAGGCAGGAAAAGAGATCCTGAAGATACTGTTCGCCATTATGAAGATATATTTCAACAACATGGGATCACTCAAATAAAAGCTATTATTCCAATCAATCAAGTAAAGACCGAGTACAGACAGTTTGAGATGAGAAGAAGACTGTTCAACTCTTATGACCATTTTCTTGTTGATGGTCGTATCTCTGGTCACATTGCTCACTTGTTAGGAAAACAGTTTAGAGAAAAGAGAAAGTTGCCAACTTCTATTCCCATGGAAAGGAAAAACTTAAAAGAAGTTATCGACAGTTCTCTCAAGAAGACTTGTATACAAATTCATGGCCATGGCGATAGCTCCATTATTCAAATTGGTACATGCTCTATGAAAGTAGAACATATTGCCGACAATATATTGGCAGTGGTAGAAGATTTGAGTAAAAACTTCCCTGGAGGATGGGAAAATATTCGATCCTTGAGGATAAAAGCTCCATTGAGCCTTGCCATTCCTATTTATGTGTCACTGA AAAGCAGAAATGAGGTAGAAGTTCCAGTACTGACGCCGAAACGACCAAAGGCATACCACGAAGTTGAGGGTGAATTATCCACCTACACGTCCAATGTTAAGGTACATGTGGCACCTGATGGATCAGTACGTGTTGAAAAACTTCAGGGTGATGACAGTGATGACGACACCGAAGACAGCGTAAAGAAAGTTGATGTtaaagaagagaagaaagaaaacgtaaaaaaagtTAGGGGAGAATAA